Proteins from a single region of Pseudomonas sp. 10S4:
- a CDS encoding FecR family protein has translation MGLITPDVSAAPASTKRLPYIDDNQQCRGQPLPATVEHLTGEAWKLDVKGKQVPLEEGMKVDEREGVMTSPSAFVSLSLGDGSRIVLPSSSRITLLLNEEHSIPQVILEQGQVESYVIKRASDYDRFQIVTPVGVLGVRGTHFRVRDDDGDQAVLEVLNGQVAVNREEEPSSPQPARHSVVPDDDEVQVMARQGLRIQKQGKLTPVELLPAPRLLGQAGQTGPVPTWQLIMKPIEGATRYRAQVATDAAFLNIKQEQYSSTPQVNFHDLKAFFYHVRLSAYDAQGLEGETGVYDIFYYPRTTRVQ, from the coding sequence ATGGGGTTGATTACCCCGGACGTATCGGCTGCCCCCGCCTCCACAAAACGCCTGCCTTATATCGACGACAACCAACAATGCCGTGGCCAGCCGCTGCCCGCGACTGTAGAGCATCTGACCGGCGAAGCCTGGAAACTGGACGTCAAAGGTAAACAGGTGCCGCTGGAAGAAGGCATGAAAGTGGATGAGCGAGAAGGTGTCATGACCTCTCCTTCAGCCTTTGTCAGTCTGTCTCTGGGCGATGGCTCGCGTATTGTCTTGCCCTCAAGCTCGCGCATCACCCTGCTTTTGAATGAAGAACATTCGATCCCTCAAGTGATTCTTGAGCAGGGTCAGGTCGAGTCGTATGTGATCAAGCGCGCCAGCGACTATGATCGTTTTCAGATTGTCACGCCGGTCGGCGTACTGGGCGTGCGAGGGACACATTTTCGGGTACGCGACGATGATGGCGACCAGGCTGTGCTGGAAGTGCTGAATGGGCAAGTTGCGGTCAATCGCGAGGAAGAGCCTTCGTCTCCACAGCCTGCCAGACATTCTGTCGTACCGGACGATGACGAAGTCCAGGTCATGGCCCGTCAGGGGCTGCGTATTCAGAAACAGGGTAAGTTGACCCCGGTCGAATTGTTGCCGGCTCCTCGCCTGTTGGGGCAGGCAGGCCAGACGGGCCCGGTGCCTACTTGGCAACTGATCATGAAGCCCATTGAGGGGGCCACGCGTTATCGAGCGCAAGTCGCCACTGATGCGGCGTTTCTGAACATCAAGCAAGAGCAGTATTCGAGCACGCCGCAAGTCAACTTCCACGACCTGAAAGCGTTCTTCTATCATGTTCGGCTCTCGGCGTATGACGCCCAGGGACTAGAGGGAGAAACCGGGGTATATGACATTTTCTATTACCCCAGGACCACGCGTGTCCAATAG
- a CDS encoding CHASE2 domain-containing protein, whose translation MKGRPRKEAREPTQAQRLFRRMVREWLWVSLILLPLTALLSLSHGLTLSNLLYDNLRRLSPLPVDPRILIVTIDDYSLQQLGQWPWSRVLHADLLDRLSAAKAKGILFDVIFSEPDSHPDNDQRLAQAACRAGNVFVPLLREGVARYGQPLGEIEPVAPLSHCAMGIGHINAEADVDGIVRSVYLSEGSAQNPRAQLAWLLYQLSQPGDHSPSMPGTPAPLSVQGWQRSHEIRIPFIRADAGFPSVPYVSVLRGEVAPQLLRDRLILIGSTAPGLGDRYVTPQSASLGTTPGIEIQANILNGLLQQRSIVVLDERLSVLLSVMLVGLLLGLLLLRPRLALWMTVGGIAVALLGSCLLLRLGWWWSPAASLLGMLLGYLIWNWRRLSAVLAYFGWELARLDSEPKVFPERRRTQAPAGDVLQGQIVALEQAMSRTRDTRRFIADGLEYLPVATLISDPNGRILLANRKARDVFASELVGEDLLNQLTALGYPAALNGAPAALLALEPMEFRDTQARSLRVDLAPLLPAEGDTPIGWLLSLTDLSVERDVEEQRAVLLRFLSHDLRAPNSAILALLDVQRHQASGDAHLFAQIELQVRKALSLTEAFVQLAKAESEAYQFQPSMFAMLLLDTFDQAMSIAQLKNIQLLHDLDEDAEALVMADQSLLTRALFNLLENAIKYSPAGSRISVRVSCANDWLTCEITDQGRGIAAEELPELFSQYRRFASAHGNDGLGLGLSMVKAVVDRHGGRIECQSKVGQGTTFRLQLPVFTD comes from the coding sequence ATGAAGGGCCGGCCAAGGAAGGAAGCGCGCGAGCCGACCCAGGCTCAACGGTTGTTCCGGCGTATGGTCCGCGAGTGGCTGTGGGTCAGTCTGATCCTGCTGCCGCTGACAGCCCTCCTGTCCCTGAGCCATGGCCTGACGTTGAGCAATCTGCTCTACGACAACCTGCGTCGACTCAGCCCGCTGCCGGTTGATCCCCGAATCTTGATTGTGACCATCGACGATTACAGTCTGCAGCAACTTGGGCAATGGCCGTGGTCGCGAGTGCTGCACGCCGATCTGCTCGATCGACTGAGCGCTGCAAAGGCCAAAGGCATTCTGTTCGATGTGATTTTCAGCGAACCCGACAGCCATCCCGACAACGATCAGCGTCTGGCCCAGGCAGCCTGTCGGGCCGGCAATGTGTTTGTGCCGCTACTGCGTGAAGGTGTGGCGCGCTATGGGCAGCCGCTGGGGGAAATCGAGCCGGTGGCACCGCTGAGTCACTGCGCCATGGGCATCGGGCACATCAATGCCGAAGCGGACGTCGATGGCATCGTGCGTAGCGTGTATCTGAGCGAAGGATCGGCGCAGAACCCCCGGGCTCAACTTGCCTGGCTGCTGTATCAATTGAGCCAGCCGGGCGATCACTCTCCATCAATGCCCGGTACCCCTGCCCCGCTGTCGGTGCAAGGTTGGCAACGTTCCCACGAAATACGTATTCCCTTCATCAGGGCCGATGCCGGATTTCCCAGCGTGCCTTACGTCAGCGTGTTGCGAGGCGAAGTCGCGCCGCAGTTGCTGCGCGATCGTCTGATTCTGATCGGCTCGACCGCGCCCGGCCTGGGTGACCGTTATGTCACCCCGCAATCGGCGAGTCTCGGTACGACGCCGGGCATCGAGATTCAGGCAAACATCCTCAACGGGTTGCTGCAACAGCGCAGCATTGTGGTGCTCGATGAGCGCCTTTCGGTATTGCTGTCGGTGATGCTCGTCGGGCTGCTGCTGGGTTTGTTGTTATTGCGCCCTCGCCTGGCCTTGTGGATGACCGTTGGCGGCATCGCCGTGGCCTTGCTCGGGTCTTGCCTGCTGTTGCGGCTGGGCTGGTGGTGGTCACCGGCCGCGAGCCTGCTGGGCATGTTGCTGGGTTACCTGATCTGGAACTGGCGGCGGCTGAGTGCGGTCCTCGCCTACTTCGGCTGGGAACTGGCGCGTCTGGACAGCGAGCCGAAAGTCTTCCCTGAACGCCGACGCACCCAGGCCCCGGCCGGGGATGTATTGCAGGGGCAAATCGTTGCACTGGAACAGGCCATGAGCCGGACACGGGACACCCGGCGCTTCATCGCTGATGGCCTGGAATACCTGCCGGTAGCGACGCTGATCAGCGATCCGAACGGCCGAATCCTGCTGGCCAATCGCAAGGCTCGAGATGTGTTTGCCAGTGAACTGGTGGGTGAAGACTTGCTCAATCAATTAACCGCCCTGGGTTATCCGGCAGCACTCAATGGCGCGCCAGCAGCCTTGTTGGCCCTGGAACCGATGGAGTTCCGTGATACTCAGGCACGCAGCCTGCGAGTCGATCTTGCTCCACTGCTGCCCGCCGAGGGCGATACGCCGATTGGCTGGCTGCTGAGCCTGACCGACTTGAGTGTCGAACGTGATGTCGAAGAACAGCGAGCGGTGTTGTTGCGATTTCTTTCCCATGACCTGCGGGCGCCCAACTCGGCGATTCTCGCGTTGCTTGATGTGCAGCGGCATCAGGCGAGCGGCGACGCTCACCTGTTCGCCCAGATCGAGTTGCAAGTGCGCAAGGCGCTGAGCCTGACCGAGGCGTTTGTGCAGTTGGCGAAAGCCGAGTCGGAGGCCTACCAGTTCCAGCCGAGCATGTTCGCCATGCTGCTGCTCGATACCTTCGACCAGGCGATGAGCATCGCGCAGTTGAAGAACATTCAGCTGTTGCACGATCTGGATGAAGACGCCGAAGCCCTAGTCATGGCGGATCAATCGTTGCTGACGCGCGCGCTGTTCAACCTGCTGGAGAATGCGATCAAGTACAGCCCGGCCGGTTCACGGATTAGCGTGCGGGTGAGTTGTGCCAATGACTGGCTGACCTGTGAGATTACCGATCAGGGCAGAGGTATCGCCGCCGAAGAATTGCCGGAGTTGTTCAGCCAGTACCGGCGCTTTGCTTCGGCGCACGGCAATGATGGTCTGGGTTTGGGTCTGTCGATGGTCAAGGCTGTTGTGGATCGTCACGGTGGGCGGATCGAGTGCCAGAGCAAGGTCGGACAAGGCACTACATTCAGGCTTCAATTACCGGTGTTTACCGATTAA
- a CDS encoding lysophospholipid acyltransferase family protein: MSILQAIRTFLFYLLLGTSSLLWCSLSFFIAPFLPFKARYRFINVYWCRCALWLSKVFLGISYEVKGAENVPDQPCVIQSNHQSTWETFFLSAYFEPLSQVLKRSLLFVPFFGWAMAMLRPIAIDRDNPKAALKHVAKKGDELLKDGVWVLIFPEGTRVPYGTVGKFSRGGSALAVNAELPVLPIAHNAGKFWPKTGWAKKQGVITVIIGEPMYAEGTGPRAIAALNDRVQAWNEQMQRDMGSLPPAPQAPATTDQVAV, encoded by the coding sequence ATGTCGATACTGCAGGCCATCAGAACGTTCCTCTTCTATCTGTTGCTGGGCACCAGCTCTTTGCTCTGGTGCAGCCTGAGCTTTTTTATCGCGCCGTTTCTGCCATTCAAGGCCCGATATCGCTTCATCAACGTGTACTGGTGCCGCTGCGCCTTATGGCTGAGCAAAGTATTTCTGGGCATCAGCTATGAAGTGAAGGGCGCCGAGAACGTGCCTGACCAGCCCTGCGTGATTCAGTCGAACCATCAGAGCACCTGGGAGACGTTCTTTCTCTCGGCTTACTTCGAACCGTTGAGCCAGGTGCTTAAACGCTCGCTGCTCTTCGTGCCGTTCTTCGGCTGGGCGATGGCCATGCTGCGTCCGATTGCCATCGACCGCGACAACCCGAAAGCCGCGCTCAAGCATGTGGCGAAGAAGGGCGATGAATTGCTGAAGGACGGCGTTTGGGTGCTGATCTTCCCCGAGGGGACTCGTGTTCCTTACGGCACCGTCGGCAAGTTCTCGCGCGGCGGTAGCGCCTTGGCGGTCAACGCCGAGCTTCCGGTACTGCCGATTGCACACAATGCCGGCAAGTTCTGGCCGAAAACCGGTTGGGCGAAGAAGCAGGGTGTGATCACCGTGATCATCGGCGAGCCGATGTACGCCGAGGGCACTGGGCCGCGAGCCATTGCTGCACTGAATGATCGGGTTCAGGCCTGGAACGAGCAGATGCAGCGCGACATGGGTTCGTTGCCACCCGCTCCTCAGGCACCTGCCACAACTGATCAAGTGGCTGTCTGA
- the gmhB gene encoding D-glycero-beta-D-manno-heptose 1,7-bisphosphate 7-phosphatase: protein MKLLILDRDGVINYDSDAYIKSVEEWIPLPGSIEAIAQLSKAGWTVAVATNQSGIARGYYDIATLDAMHERLRSLVAEQGGEVGLIVYCPHGPDEGCDCRKPKPGMLKTIAAHYNVSLTNLWFVGDSLGDLEAAKAVDSQPVLVKTGKGEKTQGKTLPVGTLIFDDLAAIAAELIHN from the coding sequence TTGAAACTGCTGATTCTCGATCGGGACGGGGTGATCAACTATGACTCCGACGCTTACATCAAATCGGTGGAGGAGTGGATTCCACTCCCCGGCTCGATCGAAGCCATCGCGCAGTTGAGCAAGGCCGGCTGGACGGTAGCGGTTGCTACCAACCAGTCGGGCATCGCTCGCGGCTATTACGACATCGCCACCCTGGACGCCATGCACGAGCGCTTGCGTTCGTTGGTGGCGGAGCAGGGCGGTGAAGTCGGGCTGATCGTCTACTGCCCGCACGGGCCGGACGAAGGCTGCGATTGCCGCAAGCCGAAACCCGGGATGTTGAAAACCATCGCCGCGCATTACAACGTATCGCTGACTAATCTATGGTTCGTCGGCGACAGTCTCGGTGACCTGGAAGCCGCCAAAGCCGTCGATTCTCAGCCAGTTTTGGTAAAGACCGGAAAAGGCGAAAAGACTCAGGGCAAGACCCTGCCGGTAGGCACCTTGATTTTTGACGATCTGGCGGCGATTGCCGCAGAACTTATCCACAATTAG
- the glyS gene encoding glycine--tRNA ligase subunit beta codes for MSALDFLVELGTEELPPKALNTLADAFLAGIDKGLQAAGLSYEAKTVYAAPRRLAVLITALDIQQPDRSINLDGPPRQAAFDAEGNPTQAALGFAKKCGVDLSEIDQSGPKLRYSQSIAGKPTASLLPTIVEDSLNDLPIPKRMRWGARKEEFVRPTQWLVMLLGDQVIDCTILAQKAGRDSRGHRFHHPQSVRITAPANYLTDLRAAYVLADANERRAIISKRTEELATLQEGTAIVPPALLDEVTALVEWPVPLVCSFEERFLDVPQEALITTMQDNQKYFCLLDADGKLLPRFITVANIESKDPQQIIAGNEKVVRPRLTDAEFFFKQDKKQKLEDFNLRLQNVVFQEKLGSVYDKAERVSKLAAFIAQRIGGNAAWASRAGLLSKCDLATEMVGEFPEMQGVAGYYYALNDGEPQEVALALNEQYMPRGAGAELPTTLTGAAVAIADKLDTLVGIFGIGMLPTGSKDPYALRRAALGVLRILIDKKLELDLNDAVAFAVNAFGAKIKAAGLNESVLEFIFDRLRARYEDEGVDVATYLSVRALKPGSALDFDQRVQAVQAFRKLPEAAALAAVNKRVSNLLSKAEGSIPSVVEAKYFDNANEFSLYSAIQQADQAVQPMAAARQYSESLARLAALREPVDAFFEAVMVNADDAKVRANRYALLSRLRGLFLGVADISLLG; via the coding sequence ATGAGTGCTCTGGATTTCCTGGTTGAATTGGGCACCGAAGAACTGCCACCTAAAGCCCTGAACACCCTGGCCGACGCGTTCCTGGCCGGTATCGACAAGGGCCTGCAAGCCGCTGGCCTGAGCTACGAAGCCAAAACCGTCTACGCCGCACCGCGTCGTCTGGCTGTACTGATCACCGCGCTGGATATTCAGCAGCCGGATCGCAGCATCAACCTCGACGGCCCGCCACGTCAGGCCGCGTTCGATGCCGAAGGCAACCCGACTCAAGCAGCCTTGGGCTTCGCCAAGAAGTGCGGCGTCGACCTGAGCGAAATCGATCAGAGCGGTCCAAAACTGCGTTATAGCCAGAGCATCGCCGGTAAACCGACCGCGAGCCTGCTGCCGACCATCGTTGAAGATTCCCTGAACGACTTGCCGATCCCGAAACGCATGCGCTGGGGTGCTCGCAAGGAAGAATTCGTTCGCCCGACTCAGTGGCTGGTGATGCTGCTCGGTGACCAGGTCATCGATTGCACGATCCTCGCCCAGAAGGCCGGTCGCGATTCCCGTGGTCACCGCTTCCACCACCCGCAAAGCGTACGCATCACCGCGCCGGCCAATTACCTGACCGACTTGCGTGCTGCCTACGTATTGGCCGATGCCAACGAGCGTCGCGCAATCATCAGCAAGCGCACCGAAGAACTCGCGACCTTGCAGGAAGGCACGGCAATCGTCCCTCCAGCCTTGCTCGACGAAGTGACCGCGCTGGTTGAATGGCCGGTGCCGCTGGTGTGCTCGTTCGAGGAGCGTTTCCTCGATGTGCCGCAAGAAGCCCTGATCACCACCATGCAGGACAACCAGAAGTATTTCTGCCTGCTGGATGCCGACGGCAAGTTGCTGCCCCGTTTCATTACCGTGGCCAACATCGAAAGCAAAGACCCGCAACAGATCATCGCCGGTAACGAGAAAGTGGTTCGCCCACGCCTGACCGACGCCGAGTTCTTCTTCAAGCAAGACAAGAAGCAGAAACTCGAAGACTTCAACCTGCGCCTGCAAAACGTGGTGTTCCAGGAAAAACTCGGCAGCGTCTACGACAAGGCCGAGCGTGTTTCCAAACTGGCCGCGTTCATCGCGCAGCGCATTGGCGGCAACGCGGCATGGGCTTCCCGTGCCGGCCTGCTGTCCAAGTGCGACCTGGCGACCGAGATGGTCGGTGAGTTCCCGGAGATGCAAGGTGTCGCCGGTTACTACTACGCCCTCAACGACGGCGAGCCGCAAGAAGTCGCCCTGGCACTGAACGAGCAGTACATGCCGCGTGGTGCCGGTGCTGAACTGCCGACCACCCTGACCGGTGCGGCCGTGGCCATCGCGGACAAGCTCGACACCCTGGTCGGCATCTTCGGCATCGGCATGCTGCCAACCGGTAGCAAAGACCCGTACGCCCTGCGCCGTGCAGCCCTGGGCGTGTTGCGCATCCTGATCGACAAGAAGCTCGAGCTTGACCTGAACGACGCCGTGGCCTTCGCCGTGAACGCGTTCGGCGCCAAGATCAAGGCTGCCGGCCTGAACGAGTCGGTGCTGGAGTTCATCTTCGACCGTCTGCGTGCCCGTTACGAAGACGAAGGTGTGGACGTCGCGACTTACCTGTCGGTACGTGCCCTGAAGCCGGGTTCGGCGCTGGACTTCGATCAGCGTGTGCAAGCGGTTCAAGCGTTCCGCAAATTGCCGGAAGCCGCCGCTCTGGCCGCCGTGAACAAGCGTGTTTCGAACTTGCTGAGCAAGGCCGAAGGCTCGATTCCGTCGGTGGTGGAAGCCAAGTACTTCGACAACGCCAACGAGTTCTCCCTGTATTCGGCGATCCAGCAGGCGGACCAAGCTGTCCAGCCGATGGCCGCTGCGCGTCAGTACAGTGAATCGCTGGCGCGTTTGGCTGCCTTGCGCGAGCCGGTGGATGCGTTCTTCGAAGCCGTGATGGTCAACGCGGATGACGCCAAAGTGCGCGCCAACCGTTATGCCCTGTTGTCCCGCTTGCGTGGGCTGTTCCTCGGCGTCGCCGACATTTCGCTGCTGGGGTAA
- the glyQ gene encoding glycine--tRNA ligase subunit alpha: protein MSQPTPAVRTFQDLILALQQYWAEQGCVVLQPYDMEVGAGTFHTATFLRAIGPETWNAAYVQPSRRPTDGRYGENPNRLQHYYQFQVVLKPNPDNFQELYLGSLKHVGLDPLVHDIRFVEDNWESPTLGAWGLGWEVWLNGMEVTQFTYFQQAGGIECYPVTGEITYGLERLAMYLQGVDSVYDLVWADGPMGKVTYGDVFHQNEVEQSTYNFEHANVEKLFELFDFYESEAKRLIELDQPLPLPSYEMVLKASHTFNLLDARRAISVTARQQYILRVRTLARSVAQAYLLARAKLGFPMATPDLRDEVLAKLEAAQ, encoded by the coding sequence GTGAGCCAGCCTACGCCAGCCGTGCGTACCTTCCAAGACTTGATCCTCGCCCTCCAGCAATACTGGGCCGAGCAAGGTTGCGTGGTACTTCAGCCCTACGATATGGAAGTAGGCGCCGGCACTTTCCACACAGCCACGTTTCTGCGCGCCATCGGCCCGGAAACCTGGAACGCCGCTTATGTGCAGCCCAGTCGTCGCCCGACTGACGGCCGCTACGGCGAAAACCCGAACCGTCTGCAGCACTACTACCAGTTCCAGGTAGTCCTGAAGCCGAACCCGGACAACTTCCAGGAACTGTACCTGGGCTCCCTCAAGCACGTCGGTCTGGACCCGTTGGTCCACGACATTCGCTTCGTCGAAGACAACTGGGAGTCGCCAACTCTGGGCGCCTGGGGTCTGGGCTGGGAAGTCTGGCTCAACGGCATGGAAGTGACGCAGTTCACTTACTTCCAGCAAGCGGGCGGCATCGAGTGCTACCCGGTGACCGGCGAGATCACCTACGGTCTTGAGCGTCTGGCCATGTACCTGCAAGGCGTGGACTCGGTCTACGACCTGGTCTGGGCTGACGGTCCGATGGGCAAAGTCACCTACGGCGACGTGTTCCACCAGAACGAAGTCGAGCAATCGACCTACAACTTCGAACACGCCAACGTCGAGAAGCTGTTCGAGCTGTTCGATTTCTACGAAAGCGAAGCTAAACGCCTGATCGAACTCGACCAGCCGCTGCCATTGCCGAGCTACGAAATGGTGTTGAAGGCCTCCCACACCTTCAACCTGCTGGATGCGCGCCGGGCGATCTCGGTGACTGCACGTCAGCAATACATTCTGCGTGTACGCACCCTGGCGCGTTCCGTTGCGCAAGCCTACCTGCTGGCTCGCGCCAAGCTGGGCTTCCCGATGGCGACCCCGGACCTGCGTGATGAAGTGTTGGCTAAGCTGGAGGCTGCACAATGA
- the tag gene encoding DNA-3-methyladenine glycosylase I has protein sequence MPRCFWCSEDPLYMAYHDQEWGTPLRDAQGLFELLLLEGFQAGLSWITVLRKRERYREVLFGFDVQRVAQMSDAEIAELMLDPGIIRNRLKLNAARRNAQAWLALEDPVGFLWSFVGGKPVINHFKDRSQVPAVTSVAVEMSKGLKKAGFTFVGPTICYALMQASGMVMDHTQDCDRYAVLANGG, from the coding sequence ATGCCACGCTGCTTTTGGTGTTCCGAAGATCCGCTATACATGGCTTATCACGATCAGGAGTGGGGCACGCCGCTACGCGATGCGCAGGGATTGTTCGAGTTGCTTTTGCTCGAAGGGTTCCAGGCCGGCCTCTCATGGATCACTGTGCTGCGCAAACGCGAGCGTTATCGCGAGGTGTTGTTCGGCTTTGACGTGCAACGTGTGGCGCAGATGAGCGACGCGGAAATCGCTGAATTGATGCTTGACCCCGGCATCATCCGCAACCGTCTCAAACTCAACGCGGCCCGGCGCAATGCCCAGGCCTGGCTGGCGCTGGAGGACCCGGTGGGGTTTCTCTGGTCGTTCGTTGGCGGTAAACCCGTGATCAATCATTTCAAGGATCGCAGCCAGGTGCCGGCCGTGACATCGGTCGCTGTGGAGATGAGCAAAGGCCTGAAAAAGGCTGGTTTCACGTTCGTCGGCCCGACCATTTGTTACGCGCTGATGCAGGCCTCGGGCATGGTCATGGACCACACCCAGGATTGCGATCGCTACGCGGTGCTGGCGAACGGCGGTTAG
- a CDS encoding lysophospholipid acyltransferase, producing MDKFKGALLVGALRLFALLPWRAVQAVGSAIGWVMWKTPNRSRDVVRINLAKCFPEMDPAERERLVGQSLSDIGKSLTESACAWIWPAQRSIDLVREVEGLDVLKDALASGKGVVGITSHLGNWEVLNHFYCSQCKPIIFYRPPKLKAVDDLLRKQRVQLGNRVAASTKEGILSVIKEVRKGGAVGIPADPEPAESAGIFVPFFATQALTSKFVPNMLAGGKAVGVFLHALRLPDGSGYKVILEAAPEAMYSTDTETSCAAMSKVVERYVGAYPSQYMWSMKRFKKRPLGEERWY from the coding sequence GTGGATAAGTTTAAAGGCGCCTTGCTGGTAGGCGCTCTGCGGCTGTTTGCCCTGCTTCCGTGGCGGGCAGTGCAGGCGGTGGGCTCGGCCATTGGCTGGGTGATGTGGAAAACCCCCAACCGTTCCCGCGATGTGGTGCGGATCAACCTGGCCAAGTGCTTTCCAGAGATGGACCCGGCCGAACGTGAACGCCTGGTCGGCCAGAGCCTCAGCGACATCGGCAAGTCCCTGACCGAAAGCGCCTGCGCCTGGATTTGGCCGGCCCAGCGCTCCATCGACCTGGTGCGTGAAGTCGAAGGCCTCGACGTATTGAAGGACGCCCTCGCCTCCGGCAAAGGTGTGGTCGGTATCACCAGCCACCTGGGCAACTGGGAAGTGTTGAACCACTTCTATTGCAGCCAGTGCAAACCGATCATCTTCTATCGTCCGCCAAAGTTGAAGGCTGTGGACGATTTGCTGCGCAAGCAGCGCGTACAGCTGGGTAACCGCGTGGCCGCTTCCACCAAGGAAGGCATCCTCAGCGTCATCAAGGAAGTGCGCAAAGGTGGTGCAGTGGGCATCCCCGCTGACCCGGAACCGGCCGAATCCGCCGGGATCTTCGTGCCGTTCTTCGCCACCCAGGCATTGACCAGCAAGTTTGTACCGAACATGCTCGCCGGCGGCAAAGCGGTCGGCGTGTTCCTGCATGCCCTGCGGCTGCCGGATGGTTCGGGGTACAAAGTGATCCTCGAAGCCGCGCCCGAAGCCATGTACAGCACGGATACCGAGACGTCCTGTGCCGCCATGAGCAAGGTGGTCGAGCGCTATGTCGGGGCTTATCCGAGCCAATACATGTGGAGCATGAAGCGTTTCAAGAAGCGTCCACTCGGCGAAGAGCGCTGGTACTGA
- a CDS encoding PilZ domain-containing protein, with the protein MSDHRKSFRIKISHESFGECLGQTRNLSTTGVYVKHPTLSALPKGTVVFGQVQGLPTGAPRVRMEVVLVDAEGIGLRYL; encoded by the coding sequence ATGTCCGACCACCGCAAATCATTTCGCATCAAAATCAGTCACGAAAGCTTCGGCGAGTGCCTGGGGCAAACCCGTAACCTCTCGACGACGGGTGTGTACGTCAAGCACCCGACCCTGTCGGCCTTGCCCAAGGGCACGGTGGTCTTCGGCCAGGTGCAAGGTTTACCCACAGGCGCGCCGCGAGTGCGCATGGAAGTGGTGCTGGTGGATGCCGAAGGGATTGGCCTGCGCTATCTCTGA
- the trkA gene encoding Trk system potassium transporter TrkA — protein sequence MKIIILGAGQVGGSLAEHLASEANDITVVDTDGERLRDLGDRLDIRTVQGRASFPTVLRQAGADDADMLVAVTNSDETNMVACQVAHTLFHTPTKIARVREAAYLTRGGLFNNDAIPVDVLISPEQVVTNYIKRLIEHPGALQVIDFAEGKAQLVAVKAYYGGPLVGQQLRQLREHMPNVETRVAAIFRRDRPILPQGDTVIEADDEVFFIAAKANIRAVMSEMRRLDESYKRIVIAGGGQIGERLAEAIESRYQVKIIEMNPARCRYLSDTLDSTVVLQGSASDRDLLLEENIADADIFLALTNDDEANIMSSLLAKRLGAKKVMTIINNPAYVDLIQGGDIDIAISPQLATIGTLLAHVRRGDIVSVHSLRRGAAEAIEAIAHGDAKSSKVIGKAIENIGLPPGTTIGAIIRDEEVIIAHDDTVIETGDHVILFLVDKKHIRDVEKLFHVGLSFF from the coding sequence GGTCGGCGGTTCGCTGGCGGAACACTTGGCCAGCGAAGCCAACGACATCACCGTGGTCGACACCGACGGCGAACGCCTGCGCGACCTCGGTGATCGGCTGGACATCCGCACCGTGCAGGGCCGCGCCTCGTTCCCGACCGTGCTGCGCCAGGCCGGCGCCGACGACGCCGACATGCTGGTGGCGGTGACCAACAGCGACGAGACCAACATGGTCGCCTGCCAGGTCGCCCACACCCTGTTCCATACCCCGACCAAGATCGCCCGGGTCCGCGAAGCCGCTTACCTCACGCGCGGCGGGCTGTTCAACAACGACGCGATCCCCGTTGATGTGCTGATCAGCCCGGAACAAGTGGTCACCAACTACATCAAGCGCCTGATCGAACATCCCGGTGCCTTGCAAGTGATCGACTTCGCCGAAGGCAAGGCGCAACTGGTGGCGGTGAAGGCCTATTACGGCGGTCCGTTGGTGGGGCAGCAACTGCGGCAGTTGCGCGAACACATGCCGAACGTCGAAACCCGCGTAGCGGCGATTTTTCGGCGCGACCGGCCGATCCTGCCCCAGGGCGATACGGTGATCGAGGCCGACGACGAAGTGTTTTTCATCGCCGCCAAAGCGAACATTCGCGCGGTCATGAGCGAAATGCGCCGCCTCGATGAAAGCTACAAGCGCATCGTCATCGCCGGCGGCGGGCAGATCGGCGAACGTCTGGCCGAAGCCATCGAAAGCCGCTATCAGGTGAAGATCATCGAGATGAACCCGGCACGTTGCCGCTACCTCTCGGACACCCTCGACAGCACCGTGGTGTTGCAGGGCAGCGCGTCGGACCGCGACTTGCTGCTGGAAGAGAACATCGCCGACGCCGACATCTTCCTGGCCCTGACCAACGATGACGAAGCCAACATCATGTCGTCACTGCTGGCCAAACGGCTGGGCGCGAAGAAGGTGATGACGATCATCAACAACCCGGCTTACGTGGATTTGATCCAGGGCGGCGACATCGACATCGCTATCAGCCCGCAACTGGCGACCATCGGCACCTTGCTGGCTCACGTGCGCCGTGGCGATATCGTCAGCGTGCACTCACTGCGCCGTGGCGCGGCGGAAGCCATCGAGGCGATTGCCCATGGCGATGCGAAGTCGAGCAAGGTGATTGGCAAGGCGATCGAGAATATCGGGTTGCCGCCGGGCACCACGATTGGCGCGATTATTCGTGATGAAGAAGTGATCATCGCCCATGACGATACAGTGATCGAAACCGGCGACCATGTGATTCTGTTCCTTGTGGATAAGAAGCATATTCGGGATGTGGAGAAGCTGTTTCATGTGGGGCTTAGCTTCTTCTGA